TTTTAAAATCGCACGGAGATAAATTTAATCCGCAGCGAGCGCTATTCTGTGATTTTGGTGGGCTCGCCGAATAGCCTATTTATCTCAGAGATCAAAATTTCCTTGCCGTCCTGCGCGCCGTTTGCGAGCTCGGCGAGGCCTGCCTTGGCGGCGCGCACGCTCTTGCTCGTATCGCGAGGCTTTGCGGCGTAGTTTTGCGGATCGGTGGATCTTAACAGATCATCCTTTTCCCCGCCGTCGTCTCCTGCAGAAATTTCGGAATTTTGCAGCTTGGAATTTGAAGCGGAATTTTGCGAATTGGAATTCGTCGCGGAATTTCGCTGCGCAAAATTTTGTATCGTAGAATTTTTCGAATTCTGCTGCTCGGAATTTCTTGCCGCATCCGTTTGCAATTTTGCGGCTTGCGCCTCATCTGCGGCGGAATTTATTTGCGGTGCACAGCTCTGCTCGCTCGCTTGCGTAGATTCGGGATTTTCTTGCACGCTGCTAGAGATTGAGCTTTCAGTAAAATTTTGCGACGCGGAATTTACATGGCTTTGTGAGGTCGAATTTCTCGGGCGCGCAGTATCGGCGCCGGATTCGGAAGTCGCGCCTTTCGTAGAATTCTTGCTTTGCGTAGCGGTTGCGCCGCGTGCGGAATTCCGATCGCGCTTGCTTTGGGCGGGATCATCGCCGTTTTGCGGCGCGCTTTGCTCGATTTTTATTTTTGCGCTCTCGCCGAAAAGCGATTTTAGCACGCTATTTATCGCTCGCGAGCCCTTGCGCAGGTACTCTCTGTCCTGTCCCTGCGCGCGCGAGAGCAGATACAGCGTGCCGCGCTCGAACTTTAAAAATTCCACGCACTTGCTAAATTTCTCGCCCAAATCATAATCGCGGTCGTAAATTTTGGCTAAAAAATTCTCGTAAATTTCATTTTGAGCGCCCGTCTTGACGGAAGAGTTAGAATTTTGCGCCTGCGCCGCTGCGCCCGGTTTGATCTCGCCGCCTGCGTCAAGGTTCTGTTTCACTGCACCGCTGGCACCGGAGTTTTGCGCCGAGCTTGCGGGACGTTTTGCACTCGCAGTAAAGCTCGGCACTCCGCTTGTCGCGCTACCCTGGTCGCTCTGTGCAAAAGCCGCGCCGCCCGGTTCGCTATTTGACGCAAATGACGCGCTTTGATTGGAATTCGATCTAAAATTCGGCGCAGAGTTTTGCGCGTTTAAATTAGGCGCCGAAGCGGAAGGATAGCCCTCGCCTTGATCCAGGGATCTGCCGACCTCGATCAGCTCGTCGATCTCGCGCAGATTGACCGCCTCCATCATCATAAAAATCATCATAGAAATCGCGTAAGTATTGTCGGGGCTGATGGCGAGCATGCTCTTAGCGCCCGCTAAAATGCGGAAAAACCGCTCATACATCAGCAGGCTAAATTTCGCGTCGCGGCGCAGGAATTTATCCTTTAAATTTGCGATCATCTCGTCGATTATCGTCTCGGCGTTGTAGTTTTCGACCTCTTTGATGATCTCGATCGCGCCGGCGCGGTCTTGGCGCAGCACGATGTCTAAAATTTCGCCTATTTTAGCGGGATCTAGCAGGCCTAACATATCGGCGATCGCGCGCTGCGTGATGCCTTCGCGGCTAAAGATAATCGCCTGATCGAGGAGCGTGAGCGTGTCTCGTAGCGAACCCGAGCCGCTGCGCGCTAGAATTTCGAGCGCGCCCTCTTCGTAAGCGATGTTTTCGGTTTTTAAAATTTGCTCCAGATGCGCTACGACGGCGCTTTTAGCGATCGGCTTAAAGCGAAAGTGCTGCGTGCGCGATAGTACCGTGACTGGAAGCTTGAGCGGATCGGTAGTCGCAAGGATAAATTTTACGTAGCTAGGCGGCTCCTCAAGCGTCTTTAAAAGCGCGTTGGAGGCCTCTTTGGTGAGCATATGCACCTCGTCGATAATGAAAATTTTAAAGCGCGCGCTTGCGGGATGATACTTCGTCTGCTCGATAAGCTCGCGGATATCGTCGATTTTGCGGTGGCTGGCGGCGTCCATCTCGATAATGTCGATGTGGCGCCCCTCGTTTGCCATTACGCAGTTATCGCAGACCTCGCACGGCTTGCCGGTGGGGCCTTTATCGCATAAAAGCGCTTTGGCAAAAATCCTAGCCGTCGAGGTTTTGCCGCTGCCGCGAAGTCCGCTGAAAAGATATGCGTGGCTCAGTCTGCCCGAATCCAGCGCGTGCGCAAGGCTTTTGGCGACGGCGTCTTGACCGATGAGCTGCTCGAAGCTTTTGGGTCTGTATTTTAAAGCGAGTGCTTGCAAAATTTCTCCTTTGATCTTACAATGATACAAAAAAATCTATAAATTTTAAATTTAGTGCTACAATGCGCCCGAATTTCAGAAAAAAGGATCGAAATGAAAAAATTTTTACTCGGCGTCTTTGCGCTATTTTTTGTCGCCTGCTCGCAAACCAGCAGCGTCATCAGCCTAAATCCATATCTCTCTAAGGCCGATCAGACCGTAAGCGGCAAGTCGGTAAATATCAACGCGATCAACGATCAGCGCGAAAATCAGATGGTAATCGCCGTTATAAACGACAACGACGGCAAACTCGTCGATGAAGTGCTTTTAAAAAACAATCTCTCGGCGTGGTTCGACAAGGCCTTGCGCGCGGAGCTTGAGGCTCGCGGCGTAAAGATCGATCCGGCAAGCCCGAATATCGTAACCGTAAATATTAGAAGCATCTCGGCAGCGATCAACGGCTACTCGAAGGAAAATATGAGCGCAAGAGGCGAGATCGCGATCTCTATCGTGCAGGGCAACAAAACTACGACCAAGCGCGTTTCGCAGGATCAGAGCCAATTTACCGCGCTTCGCACGGCTAGATCGCTTAATCCTTTCGTGCAAAGCCTGCTTGGCGACATCGTCAAAAAATCCGCCGATCAAATCATCTTAACGCTTTAGATGCGCTGCGTAAATTGCGGCGCGTTTAGCCTGCGCACGATCTGCGCCGCCTGCGCCGCAAATTTAGCCGAATGCCGCCTAAGTATGCGGCAGGTGGAGGGCTTTAGCGTGTTTTACTACTACGGCTACTCCGAAATTCGAGAGCTCATACTTTCTAAACATCACGAATACGGCGCTGCGGTGCTTGCGCGCATAGCTTCTTTAAGCCTAGCGAAATTCCCGATTCATCTGCGGCGCGAAATTTATGCAAATCCGCAAAACTACGAAACGTTTAAAACGGACGGAATTTTTAAATTTAACGCCGTGCCGCTGGATGATGACGCTCGTAGCGGATATTCGCACACGGCGATCTTAGCCCGCGCTCTAAAAAGCGAACTGATTGAGCCGAAATTTCACTGCCTACGCGCGCAAAACCGCGTCAAATACACGGGACAGAGTTTGGAATTTCGCCTAAAACACAAGCGAAATTTTAAAATTTTAACCCCGCCGCAATTCCCCGTGATCCTGGTAGACGACATCATCACCTCGGGCCTTAGCATGCTGCAAGCGCGCGAGAGCTTGATCGATGGCGGCTTTATGCCCGTGTGCGGCTTGGTTTTAGCTAATGCAAAAGAATAATTCGCTATAATCGCTCGTTAAATTTTAAAAGGATCTTTATGCAAGAAAATATTTTTGAAAATCAAGAGATCATCGATATAGACGTCGAAGAATCAATCAAGACGAGCTATCTTGATTACTCGATGAGCGTTATCATCGGTCGCGCGCTACCCGACGCCAGAGACGGCCTAAAGCCGGTGCATAGGCGAATTTTATATGCGATGAACGATCTTGGCGTGGGCTCTCGCCAGCCATACAAAAAATCCGCTCGTATCGTAGGCGACGTCATCGGTAAATACCATCCGCACGGCGATACCGCCGTTTACGATGCACTCGTGCGAATGGCGCAGAGCTTTTCGATGAGAATTCCTTCCGTGGACGGGCAGGGAAACTTCGGATCGATCGACGGCGACGGAGCGGCGGCGATGAGATACACCGAAGCGCGTATGACGCCGCTAGCCGAGGAGCTGCTAAAAGACCTGGACAAAGAGACGGTCGATTTTGTGCCGAACTACGACGAGAGCTTAAACGAGCCCGACGTCCTGCCTGCGCGCGTGCCGAATTTACTGCTTAACGGCTCGAGCGGAATCGCCGTGGGAATGGCGACGAATATCCCACCGCACAGCCTAGATGAGCTCGTAGGCGGTCTTTTGATACTGCTTGAGAATAAAAACGCAAGCCTAGAGGAGATAATGGGCGAGATCAAGGGTCCCGATTTTCCGACCGGCGGCATAATCTACGGCAAAAAGGGGATCATCGAAGCGTATAAAACGGGCAGAGGGCGCGTTAAAATTCGCGCTAAAACCCATATCGAAAAAAAGGCTAGTAAAGATGTCATCGTAATCGACGAGCTGCCGTATCAAACCAATAAGGCGCGCCTGATCGAGCAGATTGCAGATCTCGTAAAAGAAAAGCAGATTGAGGGCATCTCCGAAGTGCGCGACGAGAGCGATCGCGACGGAATTCGCGTAGTAATCGAGCTTAAGCGCGACGCGATGAGCGAGATCGTACTGAATAATCTATTTAAGCAAACTACGATGGAGGCGACCTTCGGCGTGATAATGCTCGCAATCGACGGCAAAGAGCCGAAGATTTTCACGCTGATAGAGCTTTTGAAACTGTTTTTGAACCACAGAAAAACCGTCATCATCCGCCGCACGATTTTTGAGCTTCAAAAAGCGCGCGCCAGAGCGCATATCTTGGAGGGCTTAAAGATCGCGCTAGATAATATCGACGAAGTGATCGACGTGATTAGAAACTCCGCCGATACAAACGTCGCGCGCGAAAATTTAATGAGCAGATTCGGACTTAGCGAGGCGCAATCGGGCGCGATTTTGGATATGAGGCTAAGCCGCTTAACGGGACTTGAGCGCGAAAAGATCGAGGAGGAGCTAAAAGAAATTTTAGCCGAGATCAAGCGGCTTGATGCGATCCTAAAGAGCGAGGAGCTGATTGAAGGTATCATCAAAGATGAGCTTTTAGAGATCAAAGATAAATTTAAATGTCCGCGCATCACCGAAATCGTCGATGACTACGAGGATATCGACATCGAAGATCTCATCGCGAATGAAAATATGGTCGTTACGATCACTCATCGCGGCTACATCAAGCGCGTGCCTAGCAAGACTTACGAGAAGCAAAAGCGCGGCGGCAAGGGGCGCGTGGCGGTCACGACGTACGATGACGACTTCATCGAGAGCTTTTTTACGTCCAACACTCACGACACGCTTATGTTTATCACCGACCGCGGGCAGCTTTACTGGCTTAAAGTCTATAAAATTCCTGAGGGTTCGCGTACCGCAAAGGGCAAGGCGGTAGTAAATTTAATCCAGCTCGGCGCGGACGAAAAGATTATGGCGATCATCCCTACGACCGATTTTGATCCGAGCAAGTCGCTCGTATTTTTCACTCGCAACGGCATCGTAAAACGCACAAATTTAAGCGAGTTTAAAAACATCCGCTCACTTGGCATCCGCGCTATCAGCCTGGATGAGGACGACACTCTCGTAACCGCTCTCATCGCTCCAAACAGCGCCGAGGAGATGCAAAACTACAAAGGAGGCGCTCTAAGCGGCGACGATCTGGACGGCGGCGAAGCTGAAGAAATTCTAGAGCAGACCGAGCAGGATATTTTGGAGGGAAGCGAGGATGAAATTTCAGATGAAATTTCGCAAGACGAGGGCGCGCAAGAGGGCGAGCCGCAAAGCGCCAACGAAAATATGCTCTTCATCGCTACGAAAAAGGGAATGTGCCTTAAATTTAATCTAAATAAAATTCGCCAGATGGGGCGCATCGCTCGTGGCGTAAAGGGGATTAAATTTAAAGAAAAAGGCGACGAGGTCATCGGCGCCGCGTTTATTCTAAGCGATATGCAAGAAATTTTAAGCGTGAGCCAAAAAGGCATCGGCAAGCGCACGACCGCGAGCGAGTATCGCCTCACAAACCGCGGCGGCAAGGGCGTCATCTGCATGAAGCTCACCAACCGTACGGGCGAGCTCATCGGCGTCGTGATGGTCGATGAGGAGATGGATCTTATGGCGCTTACTACGAGCGGCAAGATGATCCGCGTGGATATGCAAAGCATCCGCAAAGCGGGCCGCAACACCAGCGGCGTCATCGTCGTAAATGTCGAGGGCGACGACGTCGTGAGCATCGCGACCTGCCCGAAAGCTGAGGAGGGCGACGAGGGCGAAGCGGACGAGCTTGCGCAGGATGAAAATTTATTAAATTCAAATTTGGATAGTAAAAATTCGCAGAGCGACGGCCCTAGCGATGAAATTTTAAAAGGAGGAGAGGATGAGTAGTTACAATATCGCCATCGTAGGCGCTACCGGCGCCG
The DNA window shown above is from uncultured Campylobacter sp. and carries:
- a CDS encoding DNA polymerase III subunit gamma/tau, with protein sequence MQALALKYRPKSFEQLIGQDAVAKSLAHALDSGRLSHAYLFSGLRGSGKTSTARIFAKALLCDKGPTGKPCEVCDNCVMANEGRHIDIIEMDAASHRKIDDIRELIEQTKYHPASARFKIFIIDEVHMLTKEASNALLKTLEEPPSYVKFILATTDPLKLPVTVLSRTQHFRFKPIAKSAVVAHLEQILKTENIAYEEGALEILARSGSGSLRDTLTLLDQAIIFSREGITQRAIADMLGLLDPAKIGEILDIVLRQDRAGAIEIIKEVENYNAETIIDEMIANLKDKFLRRDAKFSLLMYERFFRILAGAKSMLAISPDNTYAISMMIFMMMEAVNLREIDELIEVGRSLDQGEGYPSASAPNLNAQNSAPNFRSNSNQSASFASNSEPGGAAFAQSDQGSATSGVPSFTASAKRPASSAQNSGASGAVKQNLDAGGEIKPGAAAQAQNSNSSVKTGAQNEIYENFLAKIYDRDYDLGEKFSKCVEFLKFERGTLYLLSRAQGQDREYLRKGSRAINSVLKSLFGESAKIKIEQSAPQNGDDPAQSKRDRNSARGATATQSKNSTKGATSESGADTARPRNSTSQSHVNSASQNFTESSISSSVQENPESTQASEQSCAPQINSAADEAQAAKLQTDAARNSEQQNSKNSTIQNFAQRNSATNSNSQNSASNSKLQNSEISAGDDGGEKDDLLRSTDPQNYAAKPRDTSKSVRAAKAGLAELANGAQDGKEILISEINRLFGEPTKITE
- a CDS encoding YajG family lipoprotein, giving the protein MKKFLLGVFALFFVACSQTSSVISLNPYLSKADQTVSGKSVNINAINDQRENQMVIAVINDNDGKLVDEVLLKNNLSAWFDKALRAELEARGVKIDPASPNIVTVNIRSISAAINGYSKENMSARGEIAISIVQGNKTTTKRVSQDQSQFTALRTARSLNPFVQSLLGDIVKKSADQIILTL
- a CDS encoding ComF family protein; the protein is MRCVNCGAFSLRTICAACAANLAECRLSMRQVEGFSVFYYYGYSEIRELILSKHHEYGAAVLARIASLSLAKFPIHLRREIYANPQNYETFKTDGIFKFNAVPLDDDARSGYSHTAILARALKSELIEPKFHCLRAQNRVKYTGQSLEFRLKHKRNFKILTPPQFPVILVDDIITSGLSMLQARESLIDGGFMPVCGLVLANAKE
- the gyrA gene encoding DNA gyrase subunit A, with amino-acid sequence MQENIFENQEIIDIDVEESIKTSYLDYSMSVIIGRALPDARDGLKPVHRRILYAMNDLGVGSRQPYKKSARIVGDVIGKYHPHGDTAVYDALVRMAQSFSMRIPSVDGQGNFGSIDGDGAAAMRYTEARMTPLAEELLKDLDKETVDFVPNYDESLNEPDVLPARVPNLLLNGSSGIAVGMATNIPPHSLDELVGGLLILLENKNASLEEIMGEIKGPDFPTGGIIYGKKGIIEAYKTGRGRVKIRAKTHIEKKASKDVIVIDELPYQTNKARLIEQIADLVKEKQIEGISEVRDESDRDGIRVVIELKRDAMSEIVLNNLFKQTTMEATFGVIMLAIDGKEPKIFTLIELLKLFLNHRKTVIIRRTIFELQKARARAHILEGLKIALDNIDEVIDVIRNSADTNVARENLMSRFGLSEAQSGAILDMRLSRLTGLEREKIEEELKEILAEIKRLDAILKSEELIEGIIKDELLEIKDKFKCPRITEIVDDYEDIDIEDLIANENMVVTITHRGYIKRVPSKTYEKQKRGGKGRVAVTTYDDDFIESFFTSNTHDTLMFITDRGQLYWLKVYKIPEGSRTAKGKAVVNLIQLGADEKIMAIIPTTDFDPSKSLVFFTRNGIVKRTNLSEFKNIRSLGIRAISLDEDDTLVTALIAPNSAEEMQNYKGGALSGDDLDGGEAEEILEQTEQDILEGSEDEISDEISQDEGAQEGEPQSANENMLFIATKKGMCLKFNLNKIRQMGRIARGVKGIKFKEKGDEVIGAAFILSDMQEILSVSQKGIGKRTTASEYRLTNRGGKGVICMKLTNRTGELIGVVMVDEEMDLMALTTSGKMIRVDMQSIRKAGRNTSGVIVVNVEGDDVVSIATCPKAEEGDEGEADELAQDENLLNSNLDSKNSQSDGPSDEILKGGEDE